Within bacterium, the genomic segment CAACGATGCCGGGGCACACGCAGTTTACGGTGACGCCGCGTTTTCCGTAGGCAACGGCGAGATTGCGCGTGAGGGCGACGACGCCGGCCTTACTGACGTTATAGTGAACGAACGCGGTGCTGCCCGCTTTGGCCGCGATGCTGGCGATGTTGACGATTCTGCCTTGGCCCCGTGCGAGCATGTGCGGCAGCACCGCCTGGCAGGTGAAGTAGGTGCCTTTCAGGTTTGTCGCCTGAACGAGGTCCCACTCTTCTTCGGTAATCTCGAGCGGATCGCTGACGCGGATGATGCCGGCGTTGTTGACGAGGATATCGATTCTTTCGAAAGTCGAGAGCGCCGCGTCCACGAGCGCGCGGCGATCGTTAGCGTGGGCGACGTCGGTCTGAACGGCCAGGGCTCTTCGCCCGGCTGCCCGCACTTCGCCTGCCACGACGGATGCCGTGGCGGTATTCACGTCCGCGATCACGATGTCCGCGCCTTCACGCGCCAGGCGCAGCGCGATCGCGCGACCGATCCCCTGTCCCCCGCCGGTGATGATCGCGACCTTGTCTCTCAGTCCCCGCATGAGTCTCCCCCCGGGGGGCGTCACGGCTTGCTGCCGCGCAGGAATTCCGCCAGCCGATCGTACCATCGGACTTGGTCCTCGACGGTGAAGTGCGCGTTCGCCGGACTGGGATTCGGAGCGACGAACAACCGGGTTCGTCCCGCGGTGAGGGGCTGCGCTCCCAACACAATCCCGGCAGGATCTTCGTGCAGCGCAAACTGCACAAACGGCCGAAACCCGGTCAATCCGTGAAAGCAGGCGACCCGGGGCTGATGCTTTGCCAGACGCCGCAGCAGTCGCGGCGCCCACTCCCGGAAGATCTCACGCGAGAGGTCTCCCGCGTTGCGGCTCGGTACCTTGACCACGTCCGTGAAGCCGATGCCGAATCGCAGCAACGACACATCCTGCTCGGGTCCAAGCGCGGGCTTGCGCAGCGCCCTGCGAATTGGCGCGGACAATAGAGACCGCGAGAACGCCGGCCAAAATCGGCTGGCCGGCCGCGCGAAATAGTGCCCGCGCTCGACCGAGTAGAGTCCAGGGTTGATGCCGACGAAAACGACGCGCAGGCCTGGTCTCAGGTAGTCCGGTAACGTGCGAAACGGGTACCTCTCGCCGGTTGGAGGCACGACGTCGTTTTCTCCGTATGTTCGGCCATCCCTGGTGCTGTCACGCACAGGGCCGGACTCGAAGAGCATGGAATTCCGTAGAAGCGGACATTCCGCCTTCCTCGGTGAGGCGTCCCACGAATCGCCGACGATCATCGGTGCATCTCTGCCGATCGCGAGGTGCTGGTCATGGTGGTGTTCGATCACGTGGCGATAGCGGTTTGCCGCATCCTGGATGCCGAGCCACTCCTGCGGGATCTCCTGGGTGGGACCCCCGGGGAGAGCGGGGCCGGCAACGGTTTCGCCTTCAAGCAATATGTTCTTCCGGGCGGCGTTGTCGAGCTGTTGGAGCCGAAGGGGGACGACAGCTTCCTCGTTCGTTTCCTGCGGGATCGCGGTGAGGGTCTGCACCACATCACGTTCAAGGTCACGGGGCTGCGTTCGTGGGCCGCCAAGCTGCGCGCCGCCGGATACCAGGTTGTGGGTGAGAACTACGATAATCCGGCGTGGCAGGAATTATTTGTTCATCCCAA encodes:
- a CDS encoding SDR family NAD(P)-dependent oxidoreductase, whose protein sequence is MTPPGGRLMRGLRDKVAIITGGGQGIGRAIALRLAREGADIVIADVNTATASVVAGEVRAAGRRALAVQTDVAHANDRRALVDAALSTFERIDILVNNAGIIRVSDPLEITEEEWDLVQATNLKGTYFTCQAVLPHMLARGQGRIVNIASIAAKAGSTAFVHYNVSKAGVVALTRNLAVAYGKRGVTVNCVCPGIVDTEMWAKIEREAGVLLGMEPGEFTQSRVNAIALGRLEQPEDVGDAVAFLCSEDARYITGQAINVEGGMIFH
- a CDS encoding VOC family protein, which translates into the protein MVVFDHVAIAVCRILDAEPLLRDLLGGTPGESGAGNGFAFKQYVLPGGVVELLEPKGDDSFLVRFLRDRGEGLHHITFKVTGLRSWAAKLRAAGYQVVGENYDNPAWQELFVHPKSGHGVLIQFAETQEA
- a CDS encoding mismatch-specific DNA-glycosylase codes for the protein MPPTGERYPFRTLPDYLRPGLRVVFVGINPGLYSVERGHYFARPASRFWPAFSRSLLSAPIRRALRKPALGPEQDVSLLRFGIGFTDVVKVPSRNAGDLSREIFREWAPRLLRRLAKHQPRVACFHGLTGFRPFVQFALHEDPAGIVLGAQPLTAGRTRLFVAPNPSPANAHFTVEDQVRWYDRLAEFLRGSKP